From the genome of Streptococcus lutetiensis, one region includes:
- a CDS encoding DUF1827 family protein, translated as MRLINTTSSHSELVRNQLRNTDAKLVETYSAGNTDVVFTKAPSHYELLISNKYRAIKESEIEAIREFFLKRKIDKSTVQLDQLKTLHTANLIEISFPTVH; from the coding sequence ATGAGGTTAATTAACACAACAAGTAGTCATTCCGAGCTAGTTCGTAACCAGCTTCGAAACACGGACGCTAAACTCGTTGAGACTTACTCTGCAGGAAATACCGATGTTGTTTTCACTAAAGCACCAAGTCATTACGAACTGTTGATTTCAAACAAGTATCGTGCTATCAAAGAAAGTGAAATCGAAGCCATTCGGGAATTTTTCCTCAAACGCAAAATTGACAAATCTACCGTTCAATTAGATCAGTTGAAAACCTTGCATACAGCGAATCTAATTGAAATTTCCTTCCCAACAGTTCACTAA
- a CDS encoding DivIVA domain-containing protein, producing MALTALDIKDKTFKLKFRGYDEEEVNEFLDIVVDDYEDLVRRNHEQENRIKDLEDKLAYFDEMKESLSQSVILAQETAEKVKTSANDEAANLVSKANYDAQHLIDEAKSKANQILRDATDEAKRVAVETEDLKRQTRVFHQRLVAAIEGQLGLTNSPEWTELLQPTAVYLQNSDAAFREVVEKVLEEEMPETDDEMSMDATRQFTPEEMEELQRRVEAGNKHLEETQKLPVIDDSEADDINLNETQTFKLNIEE from the coding sequence ATGGCACTTACAGCACTTGATATTAAAGATAAAACATTTAAATTAAAATTTCGTGGATATGACGAAGAAGAAGTTAATGAATTTCTTGATATTGTTGTAGATGACTACGAAGACTTGGTTCGTCGCAACCATGAACAAGAAAACAGAATCAAAGATTTGGAAGATAAACTTGCTTACTTCGATGAAATGAAAGAATCTTTAAGCCAATCTGTTATTCTTGCTCAAGAAACTGCTGAAAAAGTTAAAACATCAGCTAATGATGAAGCTGCTAACCTTGTTAGCAAAGCTAACTACGATGCACAACATTTGATTGATGAAGCAAAATCTAAAGCAAACCAAATTTTGCGTGATGCAACAGATGAAGCTAAACGTGTTGCGGTTGAAACTGAAGACTTGAAACGTCAAACTCGTGTCTTCCACCAACGTTTGGTTGCCGCTATCGAAGGTCAACTTGGTTTGACAAATTCACCAGAATGGACAGAATTATTGCAACCAACAGCTGTTTACCTTCAAAATTCAGATGCAGCTTTCCGTGAAGTTGTTGAAAAAGTTTTGGAAGAAGAAATGCCTGAAACTGATGATGAAATGTCAATGGATGCTACTCGTCAATTCACTCCAGAAGAAATGGAAGAATTGCAACGTCGTGTTGAAGCAGGAAACAAACATCTTGAAGAAACACAAAAACTTCCAGTAATTGATGATAGCGAAGCAGACGACATCAATCTTAACGAAACTCAAACATTTAAATTAAATATTGAAGAATAA
- a CDS encoding YggS family pyridoxal phosphate-dependent enzyme: MTGFQKNKDLVFEQVAQATKAANRSQESVKIIAVTKYVDSGVAARLIDTGIEHIGENRVDMFLEKYEALKDKNLTWHLIGTLQRRKVKNVINYVDYFHALDSVKLAAEIQKRAEHPIKCFLQVNISEEESKHGFKVSEIAEALAEISDFDKVEIVGLMTIAPKNASESEIDDIFGKAAKLRQELQARQLAHMPFTELSMGMSGDFPIAIRNGATFVRIGSSFFK; encoded by the coding sequence ATGACCGGTTTTCAAAAAAATAAAGACCTTGTTTTTGAACAGGTTGCGCAAGCAACAAAAGCAGCCAATCGTTCACAAGAAAGTGTCAAGATTATTGCTGTGACGAAGTATGTTGATAGTGGTGTTGCTGCTCGTCTTATTGACACAGGTATTGAACATATTGGTGAAAATAGGGTCGATATGTTTCTGGAGAAGTATGAAGCGTTAAAAGATAAAAATTTAACATGGCACCTAATCGGTACTCTACAGCGTCGTAAAGTAAAAAATGTCATTAATTACGTTGATTATTTTCATGCTTTAGATTCTGTTAAATTAGCTGCTGAAATCCAGAAAAGAGCAGAGCATCCCATTAAATGCTTCCTACAGGTTAATATTTCCGAAGAAGAGAGTAAACACGGCTTTAAAGTTTCAGAAATTGCTGAAGCTTTAGCTGAAATCTCTGACTTTGATAAAGTGGAAATTGTAGGATTGATGACGATAGCGCCTAAGAATGCTTCTGAAAGTGAAATTGACGATATTTTTGGAAAAGCCGCCAAACTTAGACAAGAGTTGCAAGCACGACAGTTAGCTCATATGCCGTTTACCGAATTAAGTATGGGCATGAGTGGTGATTTCCCAATTGCTATTCGTAATGGGGCAACTTTTGTTAGAATTGGTTCATCATTCTTTAAATAA
- the ftsZ gene encoding cell division protein FtsZ: MAFSFDTASVQGAVIKVIGVGGGGGNAINRMIDEGVAGVEFIAANTDIQALSSSKAETVIQLGPKLTRGLGAGGQPEVGRKAAEESEEVLTEALTGADMVFITAGMGGGSGTGAAPVIARIAKSLGALTVAVVTRPFGFEGNKRGNFAAEGIQELREQVDTLLIISNNNLLEIVDKKTPLLEALKEADNVLRQGVQGITDLITNPGLINLDFADVKTVMANKGNALMGIGIGSGEERITEAARRAIFSPLLETTIDGAEDVIVNVTGGLDMTLTEAEEASEIISQAAGKGVNIWLGTSIDDTMKDEIRVTVVATGVHQDRAEQVAGFRPQATRSFAQNNAQQAAGAQYASERAQQPGQAAFERRSNFDYDMSENHAMPASQQPTANKSQQKDNSFGNWDLRRDNIARPTEGELDSKLTMSTFTANEDADDELETPPFFKNR; encoded by the coding sequence ATGGCATTTTCATTTGACACAGCATCAGTACAAGGTGCAGTTATTAAAGTTATTGGTGTTGGTGGTGGCGGAGGTAACGCCATCAACCGCATGATTGATGAAGGTGTTGCTGGTGTTGAATTTATCGCAGCAAACACTGATATCCAAGCATTGAGCTCTTCAAAAGCTGAAACTGTTATTCAGTTAGGCCCTAAATTGACTCGTGGACTCGGTGCTGGAGGACAACCTGAGGTTGGTCGTAAAGCCGCTGAAGAAAGCGAAGAAGTATTGACTGAAGCTCTTACAGGTGCTGATATGGTCTTCATCACTGCTGGTATGGGTGGCGGATCTGGTACAGGTGCTGCACCAGTTATCGCACGTATCGCTAAAAGCCTTGGCGCTCTTACAGTTGCAGTTGTAACACGTCCATTTGGTTTTGAAGGTAACAAACGTGGTAACTTCGCTGCAGAAGGTATCCAAGAACTTCGTGAACAAGTTGATACATTGCTTATCATCTCAAACAACAATCTTCTTGAAATCGTTGATAAGAAAACTCCACTTCTTGAGGCTCTTAAAGAAGCAGATAACGTGCTTCGTCAAGGTGTTCAAGGTATTACTGATTTGATTACAAATCCAGGTCTTATCAACCTTGACTTTGCCGATGTTAAAACAGTTATGGCTAACAAAGGTAACGCTCTTATGGGAATCGGTATCGGTTCTGGTGAAGAACGTATCACTGAAGCAGCTCGTAGAGCTATCTTCTCTCCACTTCTTGAAACAACAATCGATGGTGCTGAAGATGTTATCGTTAACGTAACTGGTGGTCTTGACATGACTCTTACTGAAGCAGAAGAAGCTTCTGAAATCATCAGTCAAGCAGCTGGTAAAGGTGTTAACATCTGGCTTGGTACATCAATTGATGATACTATGAAAGATGAAATCCGTGTAACTGTTGTAGCTACAGGTGTTCATCAAGACCGTGCAGAACAAGTCGCTGGATTCCGTCCACAAGCAACTCGTTCATTTGCTCAAAACAACGCACAACAAGCAGCTGGTGCTCAATACGCTTCAGAACGTGCTCAACAACCTGGTCAAGCCGCTTTTGAACGTCGTTCAAACTTTGACTATGATATGAGCGAAAACCATGCAATGCCAGCTTCACAACAACCAACAGCAAATAAATCACAACAAAAAGATAATTCATTTGGAAATTGGGACCTTCGTCGCGACAACATCGCACGTCCAACAGAAGGTGAACTTGATAGTAAATTGACAATGTCAACATTTACAGCTAATGAAGATGCTGATGATGAACTTGAAACACCACCATTTTTCAAAAATCGTTAA
- a CDS encoding NUDIX hydrolase: MSNPTFGEKLDNVDYKARYGVYAIIPNATKDQIILVQAPNGSWFLPGGEIEAGEDHFSALKRELIEELGFSAELGYYYGQADEYFYSRHRDTYFYNPAYLYEVTHYEKIGAPLEDFNHLAWFPVDEAIVKLKRGSHKWGVDAWKKNHH, from the coding sequence ATGTCTAACCCAACTTTTGGTGAAAAACTTGATAACGTTGACTACAAAGCTCGCTACGGAGTGTATGCCATCATTCCAAATGCGACTAAAGACCAAATCATTTTAGTTCAAGCCCCTAACGGCTCTTGGTTTCTTCCAGGTGGAGAAATCGAAGCGGGCGAGGATCATTTTTCAGCTTTAAAACGCGAACTTATTGAAGAACTCGGCTTTTCAGCTGAACTTGGTTATTATTACGGACAAGCTGACGAGTACTTCTACTCACGTCATCGTGATACTTATTTTTATAACCCAGCTTACCTCTATGAAGTCACACATTATGAAAAAATTGGGGCACCACTTGAAGATTTTAATCACCTTGCTTGGTTCCCAGTCGATGAAGCTATTGTAAAATTAAAACGTGGCAGCCATAAATGGGGTGTTGATGCTTGGAAAAAAAATCATCATTAA
- a CDS encoding sigma-70 RNA polymerase sigma factor region 4 domain-containing protein: MNIKDKLKNLRATILLIKSLENMIKRDRETFKNFPRLLEELGHNEVLQQIAELKQDQKNTMALINSLDNELQRKVLIERYYNGYNWDKVADNLGYSRVHLYKVHKKTLNSYPLWFKRVSLAIKVSSCYNVVNNKENV; the protein is encoded by the coding sequence ATGAATATCAAAGATAAACTTAAAAACTTAAGGGCGACTATTTTATTGATTAAAAGCTTAGAAAACATGATAAAACGTGATAGAGAAACGTTCAAAAACTTTCCTAGACTGTTAGAAGAGTTAGGACATAATGAGGTATTGCAACAAATAGCAGAGCTTAAGCAAGACCAAAAAAACACTATGGCTTTAATTAATAGCCTAGATAATGAGTTACAGCGTAAAGTGCTTATAGAACGCTACTACAATGGCTATAATTGGGATAAGGTAGCCGATAATTTGGGATATTCTAGAGTGCATTTATACAAAGTACATAAAAAAACCTTGAACAGTTACCCCCTATGGTTTAAGCGTGTTTCTTTGGCAATAAAAGTTAGTTCATGCTACAATGTAGTCAACAACAAGGAGAATGTTTAG
- a CDS encoding YlmH family RNA-binding protein, translating to MKKEIYQHFRPEEYDFIEKIDDIAQRVEETYAYSLTDFLNPRQVDIAKSILGNRGLRYFVSSDYYPAEYARILVAPDYYELNLENFELALLEVNYNSKFNQLTHAQIMGALLHKLGVKRTIIGDILVEQGYAQLLVTKNMVDYFQANVTKIAKASVSLKEIPLDQLIKGEKESHQLDIMVSSMRLDKVLATVLKLSRSQAIQLISAEKLKLNYQTLDRPSEMLQVGDLISVRGFGRFSILSENGLTKNGKYKLTVDKMIHK from the coding sequence ATGAAAAAAGAAATTTACCAACATTTTCGACCTGAAGAGTATGATTTCATTGAAAAAATAGATGACATCGCTCAGAGGGTAGAAGAGACATACGCTTATTCATTAACAGATTTTCTAAATCCTCGCCAAGTTGATATTGCTAAAAGTATTCTTGGGAATCGAGGCTTGCGCTACTTTGTTTCGAGTGATTATTATCCTGCAGAGTACGCACGTATACTAGTTGCCCCTGATTACTATGAGCTAAATTTGGAAAATTTCGAGTTAGCACTGCTAGAAGTGAATTATAATTCGAAGTTTAATCAATTGACTCACGCTCAAATAATGGGAGCTTTGCTTCACAAACTTGGAGTTAAGCGAACGATTATTGGAGATATTTTAGTTGAGCAAGGATACGCACAGTTATTAGTTACGAAAAATATGGTTGATTATTTTCAAGCTAATGTTACAAAGATTGCAAAAGCAAGCGTAAGCCTAAAAGAGATTCCACTTGATCAGTTGATTAAGGGAGAAAAAGAATCTCATCAGCTAGATATCATGGTTTCAAGTATGCGTTTAGATAAAGTTCTAGCAACAGTTTTGAAGCTTTCTAGAAGTCAAGCTATTCAGTTGATCAGTGCTGAAAAGCTAAAGCTTAACTATCAGACGCTTGATAGACCTTCAGAAATGCTTCAAGTTGGAGATTTGATTAGTGTTAGAGGATTTGGTCGTTTTTCTATCTTAAGTGAGAATGGGCTTACGAAGAATGGAAAATACAAATTGACCGTAGATAAGATGATACATAAATAA
- a CDS encoding YggT family protein, whose product MIFVLIVLLKTIQFYSYLLIAYALLSWFPGAYNTGFGRLLVQIVEPVIKPFQRLNLQFMGLDFTIWAAVIALNLLSRFLIMLLVR is encoded by the coding sequence ATGATTTTTGTATTAATTGTACTATTAAAAACCATTCAATTTTACTCTTATCTGCTAATTGCGTATGCGCTCCTATCTTGGTTTCCAGGTGCGTATAACACTGGATTTGGTCGTTTACTGGTTCAAATTGTTGAGCCAGTAATTAAACCGTTTCAACGTTTAAATCTTCAATTTATGGGATTGGACTTTACGATCTGGGCCGCGGTTATTGCCTTAAATCTCTTGAGTCGCTTTCTTATTATGTTATTAGTTCGATGA
- the ftsA gene encoding cell division protein FtsA, with translation MARNGFFTGLDIGTSSIKVLVAEFVSGEMNVIGVSNVPSTGVKDGIIIDIEAAAEAIKTAIEQAEEKAGMTIDKINVGLPANLLQIEPTQGMIPVPSESKEIKDEDVDSVVKSALTKSITPEREVISLIPEEFIVDGFQGIRDPRGMMGIRLEMRGLIYTGPTTILHNLRKTVERAGISVENVIISPLALAKSVLNEGEREFGATVIDMGGGQTTVASMRAQELQYTNIYAEGGEYVTKDISKVLKTSMEIAEALKFNFGQANLEEASSSETVQVDVVGSDTPISVSERYLSEIISARVRHILDRVKQDLERGRLLDLPGGIILVGGGAIMPGVVEVAQEIFGTTVKLHVPNQVGIRNPMFANVISLVEYVGTMSEVDVIAQRAVSGEELLRRKPVDFEPQPQVQAQQRVVYNNEPVVPVNENMVQQPAPVQPVQRHEEPKSKFSERVRGIFGSMFD, from the coding sequence ATGGCTAGAAATGGCTTTTTTACAGGATTAGATATAGGGACAAGCTCGATTAAAGTTCTAGTAGCAGAATTTGTTTCTGGCGAAATGAATGTGATTGGTGTGAGTAACGTTCCCAGCACGGGAGTAAAAGACGGTATTATTATAGATATTGAAGCAGCTGCAGAAGCAATCAAAACAGCGATTGAACAAGCAGAAGAAAAAGCTGGAATGACAATCGATAAGATTAATGTTGGTCTTCCAGCTAATCTTCTTCAAATCGAACCAACTCAAGGTATGATTCCAGTTCCAAGTGAATCAAAAGAAATCAAAGATGAAGATGTTGATAGCGTTGTTAAATCAGCATTGACTAAGAGCATCACTCCAGAACGTGAAGTTATCTCTTTGATTCCAGAAGAATTCATCGTTGATGGTTTTCAAGGTATTCGTGACCCACGTGGCATGATGGGAATTCGTTTAGAAATGCGTGGTTTAATTTATACTGGACCAACAACAATTCTTCATAACCTTCGTAAAACAGTAGAACGTGCTGGTATCAGTGTTGAAAATGTTATTATTTCACCACTTGCTTTGGCAAAATCAGTTCTTAACGAAGGTGAACGTGAATTTGGTGCTACTGTGATTGATATGGGTGGCGGTCAAACAACTGTTGCTTCTATGCGAGCACAAGAATTACAATACACAAACATCTATGCAGAAGGTGGCGAATATGTCACTAAAGATATTTCTAAAGTCTTGAAAACTTCTATGGAAATTGCTGAAGCCCTTAAATTTAACTTTGGTCAAGCAAACTTAGAAGAAGCAAGCTCTTCAGAAACTGTTCAAGTAGATGTTGTTGGTAGTGATACACCTATCTCAGTTAGCGAGCGTTACTTGTCAGAAATTATTTCTGCGCGTGTACGCCACATTTTAGATCGTGTTAAACAAGATCTAGAACGTGGGCGTCTACTTGACCTACCAGGAGGAATTATTCTTGTTGGTGGTGGAGCAATTATGCCAGGTGTGGTAGAAGTTGCTCAAGAAATCTTTGGAACAACTGTCAAACTACACGTTCCAAATCAAGTTGGTATCCGTAACCCAATGTTCGCTAATGTTATTAGCTTGGTTGAATACGTTGGTACAATGAGCGAAGTTGATGTTATTGCTCAACGTGCGGTGTCTGGTGAAGAATTACTTCGTCGTAAACCAGTTGATTTCGAACCACAGCCACAAGTACAAGCGCAACAACGAGTGGTTTATAATAACGAACCTGTTGTACCAGTTAATGAAAACATGGTACAACAGCCAGCTCCAGTTCAGCCTGTACAAAGACACGAAGAACCAAAATCAAAATTTAGCGAACGTGTTCGTGGTATTTTCGGAAGTATGTTTGACTAA
- the ileS gene encoding isoleucine--tRNA ligase: MKLKETLNLGKTAFPMRAGLPNKEPKWQKEWEEADIYAKRQQLNEGKPSFNLHDGPPYANGNIHVGHAMNKISKDIIVRSKSMSGFRAPYIPGWDTHGLPIEQVLAKKGVKRKEIPLTEYLAMCREYALSQVDKQREDFKRLGVSADWENPYVTLIPAYEAAQIRVFGAMVDKGYIYRGAKPVYWSWSSESALAEAEIEYHDIDSTSLYYANKVRDGKGILDTDTYIVVWTTTPFTVTASRGLTVGPEMDYVVVKPANDDRKFVVAEALLDSLAGKFGWESFEVLAKHKGTELEYIVTEHPWDTEVDELVILGDHVTLDSGTGVVHTAPGFGEDDYNVGVKYNLEVAVTVDERGIMMENAGPEFQGQFYDKVVPTVKEKLGDLLLASEVITHSYPFDWRTKKPIIWRAVPQWFASVSKFRQDILDEIDRTTFYPEWGRTRLYNMIRDRGDWVISRQRAWGVPLPILYAEDGTAIMTKEVTDHVADLFEEFGSIVWWERDAKDLLPEGFTHPGSPNGEFTKETDIMDVWFDSGSSWNGVMNAREGLEYPADLYLEGSDQYRGWFNSSLITSVAVNGHAPYKAVLSQGFVLDGKGEKMSKSLGNTILPSDVEKQFGAEILRLWVTSVDSSNDVRISMDILKQTSETYRKIRNTLRFLIANTTDFNPNEDAVFYEDLRSVDKYMTIKFNQLVATIRKAYEDYDFMTIYKAVVNFITVDLSAFYLDFAKDVVYIEAADNIARRQMQTVFYDILVKITKLLTPILPHTAEEIWSYLEFEPEEFVQLSELPDAEVFEGQENILEEWDAFMTLRNQAQKALEEARNAKVIGKSLEAHLTIYAGEEVKTLLAALDSDIAQLLIVSQLTVTDEAAPADAVAFDGVAFTVAHAEGEVCDRCRRVDPTAKERSYGVTICDHCAEIVEANFPEAVAEGFEVKAK, translated from the coding sequence ATGAAATTAAAAGAAACGCTTAATCTTGGAAAAACTGCTTTTCCAATGCGTGCTGGACTCCCAAACAAAGAGCCTAAATGGCAAAAAGAATGGGAAGAAGCTGACATCTACGCAAAACGTCAACAATTAAACGAAGGTAAACCTTCATTCAACCTCCACGATGGACCTCCATACGCTAACGGAAACATCCACGTTGGTCACGCCATGAATAAAATTTCTAAAGATATTATTGTGCGTTCTAAATCAATGTCTGGTTTCCGTGCTCCTTATATTCCTGGTTGGGACACACACGGACTTCCAATTGAACAAGTTTTGGCTAAAAAAGGTGTAAAACGTAAAGAAATTCCTTTGACTGAATACCTTGCAATGTGTCGTGAATACGCACTTAGCCAAGTAGATAAACAACGTGAAGATTTCAAACGTCTTGGTGTATCTGCTGACTGGGAAAATCCATACGTGACTCTTATTCCTGCGTATGAAGCAGCTCAAATTCGTGTATTTGGTGCGATGGTTGATAAAGGTTACATCTACCGTGGTGCTAAACCAGTTTACTGGTCATGGTCATCAGAATCTGCTCTTGCAGAAGCTGAAATTGAATATCACGATATTGACTCAACATCACTTTACTACGCTAACAAAGTTAGAGATGGTAAAGGTATTCTTGATACTGATACTTACATCGTTGTTTGGACAACAACTCCATTTACAGTAACAGCTTCACGTGGTTTGACAGTTGGTCCTGAGATGGATTATGTTGTTGTAAAACCTGCTAATGATGATCGTAAATTTGTTGTTGCAGAAGCACTTCTTGATAGCCTTGCTGGCAAATTTGGTTGGGAATCATTCGAAGTTCTTGCAAAACACAAAGGTACTGAACTTGAATACATCGTTACTGAACACCCATGGGATACAGAAGTAGACGAACTTGTTATCCTTGGAGACCACGTTACTCTTGACTCAGGTACTGGTGTTGTCCACACTGCCCCTGGTTTTGGTGAAGATGACTACAATGTTGGTGTTAAATACAACCTTGAAGTTGCTGTTACAGTTGACGAACGTGGTATCATGATGGAAAATGCAGGCCCGGAATTCCAAGGTCAATTCTACGATAAAGTTGTTCCAACTGTTAAAGAAAAACTTGGTGATCTTTTGCTTGCTAGCGAAGTTATCACTCACTCATACCCATTTGACTGGCGTACTAAAAAACCTATCATCTGGCGTGCAGTACCACAATGGTTTGCATCTGTTTCTAAATTCCGTCAAGATATTCTTGATGAAATTGACCGCACAACATTCTATCCAGAATGGGGTCGCACTCGTCTTTACAACATGATTCGTGACCGTGGTGACTGGGTTATCTCACGTCAACGTGCATGGGGTGTTCCACTTCCAATCCTCTACGCTGAAGATGGCACAGCTATCATGACAAAAGAAGTAACTGACCACGTTGCTGACTTGTTTGAAGAATTTGGTTCAATTGTATGGTGGGAACGTGACGCTAAAGACCTTCTTCCAGAAGGATTCACACACCCAGGTTCACCAAATGGTGAATTCACTAAAGAAACTGATATCATGGACGTATGGTTCGATTCAGGTTCTTCATGGAATGGTGTGATGAACGCTCGCGAAGGTTTGGAATATCCAGCTGACCTTTATCTTGAAGGTTCTGACCAATACCGTGGTTGGTTCAACTCATCATTGATCACTTCAGTTGCCGTTAACGGACACGCACCTTACAAAGCTGTGCTTTCTCAAGGTTTCGTCCTTGATGGTAAAGGTGAAAAAATGTCTAAATCACTCGGAAATACAATCCTTCCAAGTGATGTAGAAAAACAATTTGGTGCTGAGATTTTACGTCTTTGGGTAACTAGCGTTGATTCTAGCAACGATGTTCGTATTTCAATGGATATTTTGAAACAAACATCAGAAACTTACCGTAAAATCCGTAACACACTTCGTTTCTTGATTGCTAACACAACTGATTTCAATCCCAATGAAGATGCTGTATTTTACGAAGATTTGCGTTCAGTTGATAAATACATGACTATTAAATTCAACCAATTAGTAGCAACAATCCGTAAAGCTTATGAAGATTATGATTTCATGACAATTTACAAAGCTGTTGTTAACTTTATCACAGTTGATTTGTCAGCCTTCTACCTTGATTTTGCTAAAGACGTTGTTTACATCGAAGCAGCAGATAACATTGCCCGTCGTCAAATGCAAACAGTTTTCTACGATATCTTGGTTAAAATCACTAAATTGTTGACACCAATTCTTCCTCACACTGCTGAAGAAATCTGGTCATACCTTGAATTCGAACCAGAAGAATTCGTTCAATTATCTGAATTACCAGATGCTGAAGTCTTCGAAGGACAAGAAAATATTCTTGAAGAATGGGATGCCTTCATGACACTTCGTAACCAAGCTCAAAAAGCTTTAGAAGAAGCTCGTAACGCTAAAGTTATCGGTAAATCATTGGAAGCTCATTTGACTATCTATGCTGGCGAAGAAGTGAAAACTCTTCTTGCTGCCCTTGATAGCGATATTGCTCAATTGCTTATCGTATCACAATTGACAGTTACTGATGAAGCTGCTCCAGCTGATGCTGTTGCTTTTGATGGTGTCGCATTTACAGTTGCTCATGCTGAAGGTGAAGTTTGTGATCGTTGCCGTCGCGTAGATCCAACAGCTAAAGAGCGTTCATACGGTGTTACAATTTGTGACCACTGTGCTGAAATCGTTGAAGCTAACTTCCCAGAAGCAGTAGCAGAAGGCTTTGAAGTTAAAGCAAAATAA
- a CDS encoding cell division protein SepF, which yields MAFKDKFDKLISYFDTDEVSDVEETVEDEVRQPRVQQQAEAKPQQAPRRAEQQFSSARAQQTQAVGGAVRQRVQPQQRRAVDENPHVHSLNQRREEQSQVRNNQTTTTIALKYPRKYEDAQEIVDLLIVNECVLIDFQYMLDAQARRCLDFIDGASKVLYGSLQKVGSSMYLLTPSNVIVNLEELPIPNAGQDVGFDFDMKRR from the coding sequence ATGGCTTTTAAAGATAAATTTGACAAACTAATCTCTTATTTCGATACTGATGAGGTAAGTGATGTTGAAGAAACTGTTGAAGATGAGGTTAGACAACCTCGTGTTCAACAACAAGCTGAGGCTAAGCCACAGCAAGCACCTCGACGCGCAGAACAGCAATTCTCATCAGCACGTGCTCAACAAACTCAAGCTGTTGGAGGGGCTGTTCGTCAACGTGTGCAACCTCAACAAAGACGTGCAGTTGATGAAAATCCGCACGTTCATTCATTGAATCAACGTCGTGAAGAACAATCGCAAGTTCGAAACAATCAAACGACTACGACAATTGCCTTGAAATACCCTCGTAAATATGAGGATGCTCAAGAAATTGTTGATTTGTTGATTGTTAACGAATGTGTTTTGATTGATTTTCAATATATGCTTGATGCTCAAGCACGTCGTTGTCTTGATTTTATTGATGGTGCAAGTAAAGTTCTTTATGGTAGTCTTCAAAAAGTTGGCAGTTCAATGTATTTGTTGACACCATCAAATGTCATCGTCAATCTCGAAGAACTTCCAATTCCAAATGCAGGACAAGATGTTGGTTTCGACTTTGACATGAAGAGACGTTAA
- a CDS encoding cold-shock protein, with translation MVQGTVKWFNMDKGFGFISQENGTDVFAHFSKIKSNGFKSLEDGQKVQFDVEQGERGLQAVNIIKIS, from the coding sequence ATGGTACAAGGTACAGTAAAATGGTTTAATATGGATAAAGGTTTTGGCTTTATCTCTCAAGAAAATGGGACTGATGTGTTCGCACACTTTTCTAAAATTAAATCTAATGGTTTTAAATCTTTAGAGGACGGTCAGAAAGTTCAGTTTGACGTTGAACAAGGAGAACGTGGACTTCAAGCAGTCAATATTATTAAAATTTCTTAA
- a CDS encoding competence regulator inhibitor paratox encodes MLYYDELKKAIDRGFITGDTIQIVRKNGIVFDYVLPNEPVKPYEVVTTERVADVLEELKEW; translated from the coding sequence ATGTTATATTATGATGAACTAAAAAAGGCAATCGATAGAGGCTTTATAACAGGTGATACTATTCAAATTGTGAGAAAGAATGGGATAGTATTTGATTATGTTTTACCTAATGAGCCAGTAAAGCCCTATGAGGTAGTTACTACTGAACGAGTAGCAGACGTTTTGGAAGAGCTAAAAGAATGGTAA